The Neoarius graeffei isolate fNeoGra1 chromosome 10, fNeoGra1.pri, whole genome shotgun sequence genome has a segment encoding these proteins:
- the LOC132893281 gene encoding uncharacterized protein LOC132893281, producing MSNNVEAKIAYNNNYTKLSTGNPSVYRLNLKDKGRDDLHKKDFGSDNFNQPNKTIMLLGATGSGKSTLINGMINYILGVEWSDSHRFKLIDEQTNKTQAESQTSEVTAYQIHHQDGFRVPYSVTIIDTPGFGDTRGITQDKMITEKIRKFFSDDYGILGLDAVCFVVQSALARLTQSQKYIFEAILSIFGKDIANNITIMITFADGQKPPVLEAIKAADIPCAKKEDGTFLHFKFNNSALFAQNKELDDEDNFDEMFWKMGKGSMKRFFDHLQKMETKSLQLTKEVLSERKNLEAVVAGVQPLIQTGLNKLEEIKTTAAALEQNQTVIKENENFEYEVEVEKSKKIDLEKGEFVTNCHACNYTCHYPCGIPEDENKSHCAAMTNGSCTVCPGKCIWNVHHNMTYRFETEKVKERRTYANLKKQYEEALGKNMSIEKIIKQLGMEYEYVQVQVLELSEKLAKSLARLKEIALRPDPLTTPDYIELLIESEKQTAKEGYLKRIAELEEIKKGAVILQKVEKGEPLTEQEYSYQEFVRTAVQKFNGIFNIKQWFLNKYEKNWGGGTRHTKLENWKKKHSCIVLELCGT from the coding sequence ATGAGCAACAACGTGGAAGCCAAAATTGCATACAATAATAACTACACTAAACTAAGCACTGGTAATCCTTCAGTGTACCGACTGAATCTAAAGGACAAAGGAAGAGATGATCTTCACAAAAAAGACTTTGGTTCAGATAATTTTAATCAACCAAACAAAACAATAATGCTCCTGGGTGCCACTGGCTCAGGAAAGAGCACTCTCATTAATGGCATGATCAACTACATActgggagtggagtggagtgattCACACAGATTTAAACTGATCGATGAACAGACCAACAAAACACAAGCTGAGAGCCAGACTTCAGAAGTTACAGCATATCAGATTCACCATCAAGATGGCTTCCGAGTTCCCTATTCAGTCACGATCATCGACACACCAGGGTTTGGAGACACAAGGGGAATCACACAAGACAAGATGATCACTGAGAAGATCAGGAAGTTCTTCTCAGATGATTATGGCATTCTTGGCCTTGATGCTGTTTGTTTTGTGGTACAGTCAGCTTTAGCTCGACTAACCCAAAGCCAGAAATACATTTTTGAAGCTATTCTTTCCATCTTTGGAAAGGACATTGCAAACAATATCACCATTATGATCACCTTTGCTGATGGGCAGAAACCTCCTGTACTCGAGGCCATTAAAGCTGCTGATATTCCTTGTGCAAAAAAGGAAGATGGAACATTTCTTCATTTCAAATTCAACAATTCTGCACTTTTTGCTCAGAATAAAGAGCTGGACGATGAAGACAACTTTGATGAAATGTTCTGGAAAATGGGAAAAGGAAGCATGAAACGATTCTTTGATCACCTGCAGAAAATGGAGACCAAAAGTCTTCAGCTCACAAAAGAAGTTCTGTCTGAACGCAAAAACCTGGAGGCAGTAGTAGCTGGAGTGCAGCCACTCATCCAAACTGGTTTGAACAAACTTGAGGAAATCAAAACGACAGCAGCAGCACTGGAACAGAACCAAACTGTCATAAAGGAAAATGAAAATTTTGAATATGAGGTTGAAGTAGAAAAGAGTAAGAAGATTGACCTTGAAAAGGGTGAATTTGTAACAAATTGCCATGCCTGCAACTACACCTGCCATTACCCATGTGGAATTCCAGAGGATGAAAATAAAAGCCATTGTGCAGCAATGACAAATGGCAGCTGTACAGTGTGTCCTGGTAAATGCATCTGGAATGTGCATCATAACATgacatacagatttgaaactgaaAAAGTAAAAGAGAGAAGGACATATGCAAATCTAAAAAAGCAATATGAAGAGGCTTTGGGGAAAAATATGTCAATAGAGAAAATCATTAAGCAGTTGGGAATGGAATATGAGTATGTACAAGTTCAAGTCTTGGAGCTGAGTGAGAAACTTGCCAAAAGCCTGGCGCGTCTGAAGGAAATTGCTCTTCGCCCAGATCCCTTGACCACACCAGATTACATTGAACTACTGATTGAGTCTGAGAAGCAGACAGCCAAAGAAGGGTACTTAAAGCGCATTGCTGAGTTGGAGGAGATAAAGAAAGGTGCTGTGATTCTGCAGAAGGTGGAGAAGGGAGAACCACTCACTGAGCAGGAGTACAGTTATCAGGAATTCGTCAGAACAGCAGTTCAGAAATTTAATGGCATATTTAATATTAAACAatggtttttaaataaatatgaaaaaaattgggggggggggacacgacACACAAAATTGGAAAACTGGAAAAAGAAGCACAGTTGTATAGTGCTAGAATTATGTGGTACCTGA